A segment of the Streptomyces sp. P9-A2 genome:
TCGATGCCGAGGGCGTCGGCGAGCGTGATCACCAGATCCGCCAGATCACCGACGGTCGCGCCGGGGCCGATCAGCCCGGCCGCCGAACCGCCGTGTCCCGGCAGGTCCCAGCGGACCACCCGGTGCGCGGCCGACAACTCGGGCGCCACCTTGTCCCACAGGGCGTACGACGTGCCCAGCGAAGGGCCGAGCAACAGCGGGGGAGCGGAACCGGAGCCCTCGACAAGGTGGTTGAGGAGTATGTCGGTCACGAGCGCTCCAGTGCACGGTCGGTGAGGGGTCCGGCGGAGCCGGTGTAACGGGCGGGATCGGTCGCGGCGGTGAGGTCGAACCCCTTCCACTCCGGGCGTTCGGCCAACTCCGGTTCCGCAAGCAATAGTTCATCGAGCGTGTCGCCCAGCAGCGCTCCGAGGTCGCGGCCCTCCGCGTACGCGCGCCGCGCCAGAGCGGTGAGCAGTTCCTTCGCCCGGCCGCGGCCGAGGAGGGGCGCCAGTTCGGCGGACAGCCGCTCGGAGACGATCAGCCCATGGGTCAGACCGAGGTGTTCGCGCATCACGTCCGCGTGCACCCGCAGTCCACCGGTGAGTTCGGCGGCGTCCCGGGCCGCGCCGCCGGTCAGGCGCAGCAGCTCCCGCAGCGGCTCCCACTCGGCGTGCCAGGCCCCGGCCGGCCGCTCGTCCTCGGCGACCAGCGAACCGTACAGCGTGGCCGCGAGCTGTGGCGCCCGCCGGGCCGCCGCCGCGATCAGCGTCGAACGCACCGGGTTGGCCTTGTGCGGCATGGCCGAGGACCCGCCGCCGCTGCCCTCGGAGAGTTCCGCGATCTCGGTGCGGGAGTACGTGAGCACGTCCGCCGCGAGTTTGCCCAGGGCCCCGGCGGTGAAGGCGAGGGCGCCGGCGAGGTCGGCGACCGGTGTGCGCAGCGTGTGCCAGGGGAGAGCGGGCGGGCACAGTCCGAGCTCCCGGGCGTAGAGCGCGGGAAGCACGGTCGGGTCCGTCGCCCCGTACGCGGTGAACGCGGCCAGCGTGCCGGCGGCGCCGCCGAGTTGGGCGGGGAGCGAGACGCGTACGGCCGTCGCCCGGTCGCGGGCGTCGAGCACGAGGGAGCGCCACCCGGCGGCCTTCAGCCCGAACGTCGTCGGCACCGCGTGCTGGGTCAGTGTGCGCCCCGGCAGTACCGTGTCGCGGTGCTCGGCGGCGAGGCCGGACAGCGCCCGCTGAGCGCGCTCGAGGTCGTCGAGGAGCGGGCCGAGGGCGCGGTGGGCCACCAGCATCAGAGCGGTGTCCATGATGTCCTGGCTGGTCGCCCCCCGGTGCACATAGGGAGCGTGGGGCTCACCCACCGCCCGGGTCAGATCCGCGACCAGCGGGATCACCGGGTTCCCGCCGTCCCGCGCCCGCTCGGCGAGGGACGCGAGGTCGAAGCGCCCGGGGTCGGCGGCCGCCTCCGTGACCGCCGCCGCCGCCTCGGCGGGGGCGAACCCGGCCGCCGCCTGCGCCCGGGTCAGCGCGGCCTCGGCGTCGAGCAGCGCCCGCAGGACGGCGCCGTCCCCGGCCTGGGCGGCGGCCGGGGAACCGGTCCACCCGGGGGCGAGCAGACCGGTGCCGGAATCGGCCGATGTCACCGGAACTCCAGGAAGACCGTTTCGCCCTCGCCCTGAAGGCGGATGTCGAAACGGTACGTCCCCCGCCCCTCGTCCGCCGCGATCAGCGTGGCACGGCGGTCCGCGTCGAGCCGGGACAACAGCGGGTCCGCCGCGAGCGCGGCCTCGTCGTCCGGCAGGTGGATCCGGGTGAACAGGTGCGTCAGCAGACCCCGCGCGAACACGCACAGACTGAGGTACGGCGCGTTCTGCCCCCGGGCCCCCGGCCGCAGTGTGCGCACGTACCAGTGGCCGTCGGCGTCGGTCTGGATCCGGCCGAAGCCGGTGAACTCCACCCCGTTGCGGCCCAGGAAGCCGCCGCTCGCCGGGTCCCGCCGCATCGAACCGTCGGCGGTCGCCAGGTTGCCCTGAGGGTCCGGCCCCCACACCTCAAGCAGTGCGTCCGGCAGCGGGTTGCCCTCGCCGTCGTACACGTGGCCGTGCACGGTGACGGTGTCCGGGTGGCCGGCCGGGGCGATGTCCTCACCGCCGTGGAACGGCAGCGCGTAGCCGTAGAAGGGGCCGACGGTGTGCGAGGGGGTGGGCGGCACGCTCTCCGGAGTGCCCGTGTCGATCTTCGTCATGACGGTCAGCGCCCTTCTTCCATCCAGGTGGCCCGCGGGCCGTCGAGCACGATGTCCCAGTGGTAGCCGAGGGAGAACTCCGGCACCGACAGACTGTGGTCGTAGGTCGCCACCAGCCGCTGACGGGCCGCGTCGTCGGTCACCGACTGCAGGATCGGGTCGTACGGGAACAGCGGGTCGTTCGGGAAGTACATCTGCGTCACCAGCCGCTGGGTGAAGGCGCTGCCGAAGACGGAGAAGTGGATGTGCGCCGGGCGCCACGCGTTGACGTGGTTGCGCCATGGATACGGTCCCGGCTGGATGGTCGTGAAGCGGTAGAAGCCTTCGCCGTCGGTGAGGGTGCGGCCGGCGCCGGTGAAGTTCGGGTCCAGCGGTGCGTCGTGCTGCTCACGCTGATGGGCGTACCGCCCGGCCGAGTTGGCCTGCCAGACCTCCACCAGCTGGCCGCGCACGGGACGGCCGTGGCGGTCCAGCAGCCGCCCGGAGACGGTTATTCGCTCGCCGACGGGCTCGCCGGGGTGCTGCCGGGTGAGATCGTTGTCGGTCTCGGTGACGTCCCGTTCGCCCCAGGCGGGGGAGGACAGCTCCACCAGCTCGGGGTCCTTGGTCACGTCGACCGCGATCGCCGGCTGCCGGGGGTGGCGCAGCACCGACGAACGGTACGGCCGGTAGTCGCGGCGTGGATGGTGCTCGACCGGGGCACCGCCCGCCACCCGCTTCTCGTACGCGGCGTGCTCGGCCGCGATCTCCCGGTCGATGTCGTGCTGGGTGAGAACGTTCGTCACGGAAGCCACCACCTTGTCCATCCGGGGTACCCCGTCCCTTCCGGCCCAGTCGGCCGGACGCGCGTCGTCGATCTGCGCCGCCGGTCCCGAATTAGTCAGGGCACTGAGTATTTTCATAGCAGTTCCCTCACGCTGTCATCGTCGGGCGGGAGCGTCAATACCCCGGTGCACCCTGCGTCAATGCCGCCGCGTACCGCAGACAGGGTCGGTCCTGTGCGGGTATCGTTCAGTGCGCCAACGAATTAAACCCACGCATTACACCCACGCGTCGCGGCAACGCGTCGCAGCGACGGGCTGCGGCAATGGACCGACGGCATCGGCAGTGAGGGGCGTACATGGCCGCGGTGGACCTCACCACCCATCCCGGGCACCTGGCCCGGCGGCTCCAGCAGGCGCACCACCTGCTGTGGAACACGATGGTCTCCGAGGAGATCACCTCCCCGCAGTTCGCGGTCCTCAACGCGCTCGTCGCCGAGCCGGGGCTGGACCAGCGCACCGTGGGGGAGCGGGTCGGGCTCGACCGGTCCACCATCGCCGAGGTGATCGGCCGGCTCATCCGGCGGGAACTGCTCGGCAAGACGCGTGACCCGCAGGACGGCCGCCGCTTCCTGCTCCGGCTCACGGACGACGGCCTGCGCACCCACCGCAGACTGGCGGTGCGCACCGCCCGGATGAACAAGGTCTTCCTGGGCCCGCTGGACGCCGACGAGCAGGCCGCCTTCTTCGCGCTGATCCGGCGGGTGGCGGACGCGGCCGAGGGGCTGCGCCACCCCGGCGAGCCGGTGGCCCGGGACCCCGGTGATCCGGCGTCCCACTGACCCGGCGGCCGCTGATCCGGTGCCCGCTGATCCTGTGGCACTGTCGGCGGCCCCGCGCCGGTCAGGCGGCCTTGGCGTAGACCACCCACACCTGCCCCCGCGCGAAGTTCACCGCGGTGCCGTCGTCCGTCGTGAACGCGGTGCCGTCCGAGGCGTCCGGGCGGCTCCAGCGGACGTCGTGGGCGCGCCCGTCGCGCAGCACGGTGGCCGTCCCGGAGCCCACCGTCTCGGTGTACGGCGTGTTGTTGCCGCGGGAGTCGTGGTAGTCGGACGGGCGGACGGTCACGTACTGCACGACGACGGTCGCGGGCGCCACCGGCTCGCCCCGCGCGGTGACCGTGGGGGTGCCGTCCATGGAGACCAGCCAGCGGTCGCGGGCGCCGGACCAGCTGAAGGTGAAGCGCGCCGCCGGATAGCGCACCGTGCGCGTGCTCGCGGGTTCACCGCCAGGAGGCGGCGGGCCGTCGCGGAAGCCGGTGGTCAGCGAGGCACGGCCGGGCGGGCCGTCCAGGAGACGCCGGGGCTGGAGGAAGAGGTTGTGCGGGGCGGACCGCGTGGTGCCCCGGACGTAGACGCCCGCACCCGAGCCGGACGTCTCGGGAGTCAGGGGCTTCAGCGGTGCCCGGTCGATCAGCGGCAGCAGTCTGCCCTGCGCCCCGGAGAACGCCAGGATCGGCCGGTCGAACTGGCGCAGCAGCTCCAGGTCGGCCTCCCGGACGCTGCGCACCGGCCCGACGGACTCGGGCAGCCGGGTGGCGTAGACCGCCATCAGCCGGCTCAGGCCGCCCTCGACCTGCTCGACGTACACCACGTCCGCAGACTCCAGGCCCGTCTGGGGGCGGGCCGCGGGGGCGTTGTCGATCTTCACCGCGAGGACCGGTGGGCGGTCGCCCCCGCGGGTCTCGTCCGTCCCGGCCGGGTGTGAGGTGCGCGGCGACCCGCGTCCGTCGTCCCCCGGACCGTTCGACGCCGTGCAGCCCGCCGCCAGGCCGGCCGCCAGCAGCGTCGCCAGCAGTGCTCTCGCCGTCGTGACGCGTCGCGCGCGTGCTCTTCGTCCCGTGCCCACCGTCGCCACTCTGCCTGCCCCACATCATCGGTTGTCTTGATTGTGCGCTTTTCTGATCGTCGGTGGCTATGGCTGATCGATGGTGTTCCCGCGCGGGAGCTTCCGCCGGTCGGCCCAGTGGGGAGCGGTTCGGCATCGGCCCCCCGGGTACCCGGAGCGCCCGCCGCACGAACGGCGCACAGCACGCACCGGCGGACCGTACGGACGGCGTACCGGCCACTACGACGCAGGGAGCAGGCGGCGATGAGGGCAGCGACCTGGCAGGGAAAGCGGGACGTTCGCGTGGAGGAGGTGCCCGACCCGCGGATCGAGGAACCGACGGACGCCGTCATCCGGGTCACGTCCACCGGCCTGTGCGGCTCCGACCTGCACCTCTACGAGGTGCTCACCCCGTTCATGACCCCGGGCGACATCCTCGGACACGAGGCCATGGGCATCGTCGAGGAGGTCGGTGCCGGCGTACCGGACCTCCAGGCCGGTGACCGTGTCGTCGTGCCGTTCCAGATCGCCTGCGGCAACTGCTGGATGTGCCTCACGGGCCTGCCCACCCAGTGCGAGACCACCCAGGTCAGCGCCGAGGGCATGGGCGCGGCCCTGTTCGGCTACACCCGCCTCTACGGTGCGGTGCCGGGCGGCCAGGCCGAGTACCTGCGGGTCCCGCAGGCCCAGTACGGCCCGATCAAGGTCCCCGAAGGGCCGTCCGACGACCGGTTCGTCTACCTCTCCGACGTCCTGCCCACCGCCTGGCAGGCGGTGGCCTACGCCGGCGTCCCCCAGGGCGGCAGCATCGCCGTGCTCGGCCTCGGCCCCATCGGCGACATGGCCTGCCGGATCGCCCGGCTCCAGGGCGCCGGCCGGGTCTTCGGCGTGGACCTGGTCCCGGAACGGCTGCGCCGGGCGCAGGAACGGGGCGTGGAAACCTTCGACCTGCGCTCCTTCGACGACGAGAAGGAACTGGTCACCGCGATCCGTGACCGGACCGACGGGCGCGGCCCCGACGCCGTGATCGACGCCGTGGGCACCGAGGCGCACGGCAGCGCGGTGGCCCGCCTGGTGCAGAACACCGCGGCGCTGCTGCCCCGGAAACTCAGCGGTCCCCTGGCCGAACGCTTCAGCGTCGACCGGCTCGCCGCCCTGCACACGGCGATCGACCTGGTGCGCCGCGGCGGCACCATCTCGATCTCCGGCGTCTACGGCGGCTCGGCGGACCCCATGCCCCTGCTCACCATGTTCGACAAGCAGATACAGGTGCGCATGGGGCAGGCGAACGTGCGCCGCTGGAGCGACGAGATCGTCCCCCACCTCACGGACGACGACCCCCTCGGCGTCGAGGACTTCGCCACCCACCGCCTGCCGCTGTCGGACGCGCCCATGGCCTACGACATGTTCCAGCACAAGCGGGACGGCGCGGTCAAGGTCCTCATGCGGCCGTGAGCCGGGGCCGGCGACATCGGGCAGCCCCGGTCCTCACCGGCGTGCCCCAGGACCTCCCCGAGCCCGTGGCGGACCGGCTCCTCCGATCGCTCGTACGTGCAGCCGGCCCGGACGGCCCGCGACCGCACCGCCGCCCACTCCGTACGCGCTCGCCCGCACCCGAGGGACTTCGATCTCGCGATCATGCCCGCGCGCTTCGCCGAAATCGGTGACGTGCACGCGGGCATGGACGATCACAGATTCCCTCTCGAGTACCTGCTCGAATTCGTCCGACGGGACGAGCACGACCGCGGACTCGGCGGTCTTCCGTACCCGCCCGAGTGTCCGAGTGCCCGAAGACTCCGGGAGGATCCGGCCGGGTGCAGCCGAGCCGGGTACGGCAGCGCCGGGCCGGGAAGCCCGGAACCGCGGCTTCCCGGCCCGGCGTGCCGATCCACTTTCACCGGTGAATCAGCGCTGTGTCACGGCAGTTCGTGCCACAGCGGGGGTTTCACGGCAGTTCCTTGATCCGGACGTCCCGGTACGAGACCACGTCCGTCGTGCCGTGCACCTGGAGGCCGACGTAACCGGAGGCGAACCGCCGCCCGTCCGTGCCCGGGTCGTCCGAGCGCGGCGGGGTGAAGTCCTGACCGCCGGTGTTGTCGAACTCGTTGATCAGCACACCGTTGCGCAGGACCGAGTAGTGCTGGCCCTCCACCCGGATCTCGTAGTCGTTCCAGGTGCCCTTCTGGGTCACACCCGCGCCGGCCAGCCCCACCCGGTCGAAGCCGTAGACCGAACCGGTCTTGTACATGTCGCCGGTGGGTGAGTCGAACACCTGGACCTCGTGGCCGTACTTGATGGCGACCCACTCCGGCCGGCTCTCCTCCGGGTGGTCGTGGATCTGCGGGAACCGCACGAACACGCCGGAGTTGGCGTTCCCGGTACCGGGTGCGTCGTCACGCCACTGCAACTTCAGCGAGAAGTCGCCGTACTTGCGCTCGGGGAACCACAGCATGCCGAGCCCGGACTTCGTGGTGTCGGACGTGATCGATCCGTCCTGGTTCAGTGCGAACGAACCACCGCCCACCTGCTGCCACTTGGCGAACGCCGCCGCGCTGCCGTCGAGGATCTTGCGGTAGCCGTCGGTCTGACCCGGCGTGCCGATCCCGGACTGGCGGGCCGCCTGGTTGACGGCCCGGTACTCGCGCTGGTCGACGACGCCTTCCTTCCTGAGCTTGTCCAGCACGCCCTTCACGTGCTTCAGGAACAGCGCGCTGGACGTCCACTCCTTCTCGTCCTCGATCAACTCGCCGATCCGGCACCGATTGTTGGTGACCCGGTTGGGTACACCCGAGTCGACCTCGCCGACGAACACCGTCAGCCGCTCGTCGTACTCCGGGCAGGGCGGCGCGGGGACCTGGCCGGTCACGACGGTGAAGCTCACCGTGAGCGGCGCGGAGGTGTTGCCCGCCTTGTCGCTCGCCCGGTACGCCACGGTGTGCCGGCCCGCCCGGTCGACGACCACGGGCTGCGTGTACGCCAGGTAGGGCCCGCCGTCGAGCGAGTACTCGATACCGGCGACACCGCTGCCGTGCGCGTCGGTGGCGCTGACGGTCACCTTCGCGCCGCCGACGTACGCGCCGGCGGAGTTCTTCGCCCCCTCGACGCTCACGCCCGTCACCGGCGGGGTGGTGTCCTGCGGGGGCGCGGAGACGACGGTGAACCCGACGCTCTTGACCGCCGAGACGTTGCCCGCCTTGTCGGTGGCGCGGTAGCGCACGGTGTGGGTACCCACCTGATGCACCATCACCGGTCCGCCGTACGCCTGCCAGGCGCCGGAATTGACCGCGTACTCGATGGCGTTGACACCGGAGCCCGTGTCGGAGGCACTGACGGTGACGGTCGCCATGTCGATGTAGGCGCCGTCGGCGTTCTTCTCGCCGGCCACCGTCGCCGAGGTCTCCGGGGCGGTGGTGTCGTCCGACTGCGGGGCGACGACGGTGAACCCGACGCTCTTGACCGCCGAGACGTTGCCCGCCCTGTCCAGGGCGCGGTAGCGCACCGTGTGCGTGCCGACCTGGTCGACGACCACCGGTGCGGTGTACGGCTGCCAGGCGCCGTCGGCGCCGATCGCGTACTCGATCCGCTCGACGCCCGAGCCCTCGTCGGTGGCCTCGACGACGACGCTCGCCGAACCGACGTACGCGCCACCGGCGTTCTGCGTGCCGGTCACCTCGGCCGTCGCCTCGGGTGCCGTGGTGTCCTCCCCGCTTCCCTCGGTCACCACCAAGATGCCCTGCATCGCGCCGTGGCCGGGGATCGTGCAGTGGTAGAAGTAGCGGCCCGGCGTGAGCGTGACCTCGGCGGTGTGCCGGCCGCCCTGGGCGTCAGCGGGGTTGGCGAGGACGTTCAGCTGGACGTCGTTGTTGAACTCGGGGTCCGACGTGGCGAACGTCAGCGTGTGCGGCATACCGGTGGTGTTGCCGGTGGCCGCACTGTTCTCGAAGACGATCGTCGCCGGTCCGGCCACCGCGGTCGCCGGTGCCGAGAGGTACTTGTCGATGTCGTTGCCCGCGGTCCAGGTGAGCACCTGGTCCGCCGCGGCCCCGGCCTTGCCCGTCTGCCCGGCCTCCGGCTCGCCGGCGGCGGAGGTGGTCTGCAGACCGAACATCATGAGGAGGGCGGCCAGCAGGGCGGCCCAGACTCTTCGTTGCCCACGCATCACTGGTTTCACTCGGCCTTCCTCGCCAGCTGACCGGCGGCCGGGGTCGGGCCGCCGCCCGTGTAGGTGACCCGCCACAGCGCGGACTTGGCGTCCGAGGTGAAGAAGCCGCGGCCGTAGTCGAGGACGTACAGCGCGCCGTCCGGACCGAACTTCCAGTCCATCAGGTTCTTGATGCCGTCGTTGCCGACCGGCACGATCTTCTTCAGCGACTCCGAGTGCACCGGCAGTCCGCCGTCGCCCTGTGTCTTCGGGTTCATGAGCACCGCGTTGCGCGGCTGGTCGGCGTCGTAGAAGTCGCCGACGAACCACTTGCCGTCCCAGTAGGCCGGCCATTTGGTGTCGCTGCCGCTGGCCTCGTCGAAGCGGTAGACGGGCCCGTTCATCGCGGCCTGGCCGCCGCCCTTGAGCCAGGGAAGCCGGTAGGTGGCCTCGTCCTGCTTGTAGGACGGGAGACCGTTCGCGTTCCGGGGGAAGTCCGGGCCGCCGCCCTGCGGCGAGTACCAGATGTTGTTGCCGGTCACCGGCGGCAGATTGACCAGACCGTCGTTGTTCGGCGACTCGTTCTTCGGGTGGTCGCAGTCGTACCAGCCCAGCGGCTGCGAGGGATCGGGCAGATTGCGGTCCCGGTAGGGCTGCTTGTTGCCCATGCAGTACGGCCAGCCACGGTT
Coding sequences within it:
- the pcaB gene encoding 3-carboxy-cis,cis-muconate cycloisomerase, which encodes MTSADSGTGLLAPGWTGSPAAAQAGDGAVLRALLDAEAALTRAQAAAGFAPAEAAAAVTEAAADPGRFDLASLAERARDGGNPVIPLVADLTRAVGEPHAPYVHRGATSQDIMDTALMLVAHRALGPLLDDLERAQRALSGLAAEHRDTVLPGRTLTQHAVPTTFGLKAAGWRSLVLDARDRATAVRVSLPAQLGGAAGTLAAFTAYGATDPTVLPALYARELGLCPPALPWHTLRTPVADLAGALAFTAGALGKLAADVLTYSRTEIAELSEGSGGGSSAMPHKANPVRSTLIAAAARRAPQLAATLYGSLVAEDERPAGAWHAEWEPLRELLRLTGGAARDAAELTGGLRVHADVMREHLGLTHGLIVSERLSAELAPLLGRGRAKELLTALARRAYAEGRDLGALLGDTLDELLLAEPELAERPEWKGFDLTAATDPARYTGSAGPLTDRALERS
- the pcaG gene encoding protocatechuate 3,4-dioxygenase subunit alpha, whose product is MTKIDTGTPESVPPTPSHTVGPFYGYALPFHGGEDIAPAGHPDTVTVHGHVYDGEGNPLPDALLEVWGPDPQGNLATADGSMRRDPASGGFLGRNGVEFTGFGRIQTDADGHWYVRTLRPGARGQNAPYLSLCVFARGLLTHLFTRIHLPDDEAALAADPLLSRLDADRRATLIAADEGRGTYRFDIRLQGEGETVFLEFR
- the pcaH gene encoding protocatechuate 3,4-dioxygenase subunit beta yields the protein MDKVVASVTNVLTQHDIDREIAAEHAAYEKRVAGGAPVEHHPRRDYRPYRSSVLRHPRQPAIAVDVTKDPELVELSSPAWGERDVTETDNDLTRQHPGEPVGERITVSGRLLDRHGRPVRGQLVEVWQANSAGRYAHQREQHDAPLDPNFTGAGRTLTDGEGFYRFTTIQPGPYPWRNHVNAWRPAHIHFSVFGSAFTQRLVTQMYFPNDPLFPYDPILQSVTDDAARQRLVATYDHSLSVPEFSLGYHWDIVLDGPRATWMEEGR
- a CDS encoding MarR family winged helix-turn-helix transcriptional regulator encodes the protein MAAVDLTTHPGHLARRLQQAHHLLWNTMVSEEITSPQFAVLNALVAEPGLDQRTVGERVGLDRSTIAEVIGRLIRRELLGKTRDPQDGRRFLLRLTDDGLRTHRRLAVRTARMNKVFLGPLDADEQAAFFALIRRVADAAEGLRHPGEPVARDPGDPASH
- a CDS encoding DUF3048 domain-containing protein, with translation MATVGTGRRARARRVTTARALLATLLAAGLAAGCTASNGPGDDGRGSPRTSHPAGTDETRGGDRPPVLAVKIDNAPAARPQTGLESADVVYVEQVEGGLSRLMAVYATRLPESVGPVRSVREADLELLRQFDRPILAFSGAQGRLLPLIDRAPLKPLTPETSGSGAGVYVRGTTRSAPHNLFLQPRRLLDGPPGRASLTTGFRDGPPPPGGEPASTRTVRYPAARFTFSWSGARDRWLVSMDGTPTVTARGEPVAPATVVVQYVTVRPSDYHDSRGNNTPYTETVGSGTATVLRDGRAHDVRWSRPDASDGTAFTTDDGTAVNFARGQVWVVYAKAA
- a CDS encoding zinc-dependent alcohol dehydrogenase; protein product: MRAATWQGKRDVRVEEVPDPRIEEPTDAVIRVTSTGLCGSDLHLYEVLTPFMTPGDILGHEAMGIVEEVGAGVPDLQAGDRVVVPFQIACGNCWMCLTGLPTQCETTQVSAEGMGAALFGYTRLYGAVPGGQAEYLRVPQAQYGPIKVPEGPSDDRFVYLSDVLPTAWQAVAYAGVPQGGSIAVLGLGPIGDMACRIARLQGAGRVFGVDLVPERLRRAQERGVETFDLRSFDDEKELVTAIRDRTDGRGPDAVIDAVGTEAHGSAVARLVQNTAALLPRKLSGPLAERFSVDRLAALHTAIDLVRRGGTISISGVYGGSADPMPLLTMFDKQIQVRMGQANVRRWSDEIVPHLTDDDPLGVEDFATHRLPLSDAPMAYDMFQHKRDGAVKVLMRP
- a CDS encoding OmpL47-type beta-barrel domain-containing protein — encoded protein: MRGQRRVWAALLAALLMMFGLQTTSAAGEPEAGQTGKAGAAADQVLTWTAGNDIDKYLSAPATAVAGPATIVFENSAATGNTTGMPHTLTFATSDPEFNNDVQLNVLANPADAQGGRHTAEVTLTPGRYFYHCTIPGHGAMQGILVVTEGSGEDTTAPEATAEVTGTQNAGGAYVGSASVVVEATDEGSGVERIEYAIGADGAWQPYTAPVVVDQVGTHTVRYRALDRAGNVSAVKSVGFTVVAPQSDDTTAPETSATVAGEKNADGAYIDMATVTVSASDTGSGVNAIEYAVNSGAWQAYGGPVMVHQVGTHTVRYRATDKAGNVSAVKSVGFTVVSAPPQDTTPPVTGVSVEGAKNSAGAYVGGAKVTVSATDAHGSGVAGIEYSLDGGPYLAYTQPVVVDRAGRHTVAYRASDKAGNTSAPLTVSFTVVTGQVPAPPCPEYDERLTVFVGEVDSGVPNRVTNNRCRIGELIEDEKEWTSSALFLKHVKGVLDKLRKEGVVDQREYRAVNQAARQSGIGTPGQTDGYRKILDGSAAAFAKWQQVGGGSFALNQDGSITSDTTKSGLGMLWFPERKYGDFSLKLQWRDDAPGTGNANSGVFVRFPQIHDHPEESRPEWVAIKYGHEVQVFDSPTGDMYKTGSVYGFDRVGLAGAGVTQKGTWNDYEIRVEGQHYSVLRNGVLINEFDNTGGQDFTPPRSDDPGTDGRRFASGYVGLQVHGTTDVVSYRDVRIKELP